Sequence from the Candidatus Paceibacterota bacterium genome:
ATCCTTTTGCAAAAGGATTAAAAAGCGATGTTGAAAAGTCGCTTAAGCTTTTGCAGGCGGGAGAGCCTATAAAAAAAGCGCTGGAAGGAGGGCGGGGTTTTTTTGAAGGATTTTTAGATATCATTTTCCATAACGATTCCAAGAAAGGGAATTCCGACCCCGCTTCCATGGCAAGAGGCGCGCTTTCCGCGGCGCAGGAAGCCCGTTCCGAAGTGATAAAAATTTTAACGAAGAAAATTTCCAAACCGATTATGTCCGCGAATATCCGGCTTGTGGCGTCCGGACAGACAGAGGATCGCGCTCAAAAAATACTTGAAGAAATGAAAAGCGCTTTTTCCCAGTTCAATGATCCGCGCGCCAATTCGTTTGCGTGCAAAGATGTTTCTGGCTGGGGATTGCGCAAATTTTTCTACAATTTTTCTTTCAGGCTTTTTGACAAAAAAAGAGCCCTGGTTTTAAATATCGCCGAGCTCACGGGCATTTTTCATTTTCCGACTACTTTGGCTTTGGCTCCCAGGATGAAATTCCTTAAAGCGAAAAAAGCCGAACCGCCGATAAACCTGTCCGCGAACGGAATTATTATCGGTAAAAATATTTTTCGCGACGAAGAAAAAGAAATAAAAATCGCTCCTGACGACCGCCGCCGGCATTTTTATTCCGTTGGCCAGACCGGCACCGGCAAGTCCGTTCTTATGAAAAACATGGTTGTTCAGGATATAGAAGAAGGCAGGGGCGTGTGTTTTATAGACCCTCACGGAGACGCGGTTGAAGAAATAATGGGGTTGATTCCCTTTGAAAGGTGGAACGATATCGTTTACTTTAATCCGGGTGATGCCACGCGTCCTTTCGGTATGAATATGCTGGAATTTGATTCCAAATATCCGGAGCAAAAAACTTTCATCATAAACGAACTTCTTGAAATTTTTAACAAGCTCTATGACATGAAAGCAGCCGGCGGTCCGATGTTTGAGCAGTACTTCAGAAACGCCACTTTGCTTGCCATGGAAGATAAAGACGGCACTCTGCTTGAAATTTCCCGCGTTCTTTCCGATTCGGAATTCAGGGCAAAAATGCTTTCGCGGACACAGAATCCTTTGCTTAAAAATTTCTGGACCGAGACGGCGGAAAAGGCGGGAGGCGATGCCACGCTACAGAACATGGTTCCTTACATTACGAGCAAATTTGACACATTTCTTTCAAATGAAATAATACGGCCCGTGCTTTGCCAGTCGCGTTCTTCTTTTAATTTTCGCGAAGCGATGGACAGCGGTAAAATTGTTTTGATAAATCTTTCAAAGGGAAGAATCGGCGAAACGAACGCTTATCTTTTGGGAATGGTTTTTGTCGGAAAACTTTTTATGGCGGCGATGTCTCGCGCGGACTTGCCGGAAGAAAAACGCAGAGATTTCTTTTTATATATAGACGAATTCCAAAACGTAACGACAAATTCCATTTCAATGATTTTATCCGAAGCGAGAAAATATCGCTTGTGCCTGAATATCACGCATCAATTTATCGGTCAGCTTACGGAAGACATCAAGAAAGCTGTCTTTGGAAATGTGGGTTCGTTTGCTGTCTTTAGAATAGGGAAAGACGATGCCGAATACCTCGCAAAACATTTTGAGCCGGTTTTTAACGCCGAGGATTTGATGAATATCGGAAACTATAACGCTTACGTAAAACTTTTAATAAACGGGGAGACATCGCGTCCGTTTAACATAGAAACTTACGCTCCGGCAAAAAGCGAAGAAGCCGTACGCGAAAAAACCAAAGAAGTTTCGGCAATAAAATACGGCCGGCCTTTGCGCGAAGTGGAGTCGGAGATAAATAAGAGGTATTTGCGGTTATCCGGCAGTGGAGAGGCGGAAGGCGAGATGGAATAATAATTTGTTCTAACTTTTTAATTTTGATAAAATCTTAAAAATGAGCATTTTCGGTAAAATAAAAAGTCATAAGATTTTTTGGGGAGTTGTCATTGCCCTGCTTTTTATTGTGGTTTTGGATTTGACCGCCCGGTGGTACGAAATGTATCAAGACCAGAAAAAAGTTGAAAATCTGGCAAAATCTCTGGAAGAAATGGACAGGTTGGTTTTAGAGGCGCGCGCCGCGGATAAGATTGGAGGCAAAACCCCGCAGGAAACATTGGATTTATTTATTAATGCGGTTGAAAAAGGCGATTATGAGTTGGCTAGTAAATATTTTGTGTTGGAAGAAAAAGAAAATACTAAGAAAGAATTATTGATTTTAGATGAAAAGAACAAGACAGAATGGTATTTGGCTATTTTGAAAAACGCAAAATCCGACGGAGAAATAAAAGACGGGTCTTTTAGAATGAGATCAAAATTAGAAAATCCTCCTGACTATTTAATTAATTTTTCTCAATATCCATCTGGTAATTGGAAAATAGAAAAGATTTAATCAAAATATGAAAAAGGCCATTTTGCTTTTTATCATTTTCAGCCCTTTGCTTTTCAGCCGGGCTGTTTTTGCGTATAACGACACAAATACGCACCCCGCTTTAACCGACGAAACAATAGATTTTTATAATTCAATTTCAGAAAATAAGCTCACGGACGAAGAAAAAGAATGGATTATTTCCGGCGCGGAAGGCGAAGATACCCCTCCCAGATGGACAAATCATTTTTACGACCCTGTCTATGACGAAGGTTTTACCGGTGAGCGCGGTCCTTCAAACATTATAAACGAACTCTCGGGAAAATATTCGGACGTCTGGCTTTCGGTGGAAGACGCTGTTTCCGCAAAGATCTGGTCGCAAAATCAGGAACTTCAGGCAAAATATAGGCTTTATAAAGGCAATAAAACCTGGGAAAAAGCGATTTACGAATATGTAAAAAATAATAATAAACAGGAAGCATTTTATTCATTAGGTTTTGTTTTGCATCTTTTGCAGGACATGGCAGTGCCTGATCACACAAGAAACGACAGTCATCCGCCAACCGACGGCAGTCCTTATGAAAATTATTGCGTCGGGTTTAATAGAAATAATTTCAGCATCCAAGATAAAATAAAGGGGAATCAGCCTGCTTCTTTAACTTCTCTGGATAATTATTTTGATTATTTAGCCAATTACTCAAACAAATATTTTTTTAGTAAAGATACGATAAATGACGAGAAATACGAGAACCCAAAAATTATAAAAGTTGAAGGTGATTATGGTTATGGTCCTGATAATAGAGGGAATGAATTTAAGATAGTGGGTGCTACTAGAGAAATTAAAAATGGTGAATTGAAAATTTCGTATTTTTTAAGAACCCAGGAGGAAAAAGTTTTTGAATCTTATTGGTCTCGCCTGTCCACTGAAGCCGTTCTGTCCGGAGCAGGAGTTATAGAATTATTTTTTAGCGAAGCCGAAAAAGCGAAAAATAATCAGAACCTGCTTGAAGAACCTCCTCAAGAGAAATCAGCCATCGTGAGTATTTTTATGGGCGATTTTTCTTTTGCCGGAGAATATTTCCGCATGGGAAAACTGGCCAATGGCGCAAAAGATTGGTTTTCAAATACGTTTAACAATTTTGCCAGCGCTCTTATGTCTCCGTTTTATGGAAAAAACAACTTGAATTCCGGTCTTGCTAATGTTGTTTTCTCCGAATCAAGTGAAGCCGAACCGCCAGCCCAATCCGCTTACGATGATGAAATTGAACAGCCGCAGATATTGCCTCAAATACTTCCGCAAGAAACAATTCAAGCTTTTGAAACACAGACGCAAGAAACATCCGCTGAAATTGAAGTTTTAGAAGAAATTTTGCCTGAAGCCGTAATAACAGAAGTTATACCGGAACCCGAGCAGATACCGGATTTTTTAAAAACCATTCCTATCCCGCCTATTGCTATGGGCGGTGGCGGCAGTCCTTCAGTCGGGTCAACAGTCTTGCCGCAAACAAACTCAACGCAGAATTCTTCAAACCAGCCAGAATCCTCATCTTTTGTTTCAGCCCCGCCAGAGCCTCCGGCAGACACTACTCCGCCGGACATTTCATTTGAAATTGCCGAGTGCGCCGATTCGTTTTCGGAAGAAGGATGTGTTATTGCTCCGCAGATTATTCACTTATCCTGGCAAAGCGTTGCCGGTGATATTGAAGAATTTGAACTTACAATAAACGGTACCGCGCAAGCGCTGGCTACAACTTCTACTTCAACCGAGTTCAGCGCGATTCAAGACAACGCAGCTCATTCTTTTTCAATTCGCGCGAAAGATTCGTCGGACAATTATTCGGACCCGCAATCCATTGACATTGAAATTTTTTCCGCGCCAATAGTAATAAACGAAATTGCATGGGGAGGCACTTCGGGCAGGCCGAACGATGAGTGGGTTGAACTTTACAATAAATCTTCAAGCGCGATAAATCTCGCGAATTGGACCTTGTCATCAGCCGACAGCGAACCGTACATAATTTTATCGGGAAAAATCTCTCAAAAAGGTTATTGTCTTCTTGAACGCACCGATGATAATACTATCAGTGATATAGCGGCTGATTTGATTTATACGGGAGCGTTAAACAATACCGGGGATGATCATCTGACTTTGTATTTCGCTTCAACCACAATAGACCAAACTCCTTTGGGGAATTGGCCTGCCGGAACATCGGCAGGTTTTTCAATGGAAAGATACGATTCAAAAACCAGCGGGGATAATCCTTCTAATTGGCTCACAAACGATACTCCGATAGCGAATGGTTTGGCTTCGGGCCCGGAATTTTACAAAATTGCCGGAACTCCAAAGCAAAGAAATAGCGCCAATTATCTTGTAAACAAGAATCAGAATATTTTTTCCGACATTGTCTTAAAAAAATCAGAAAGCCCGTACTTCATCGACGGCACCGTCATAAATGTTTCCGCTTCGGCTACTCTTACGATAGAACCCGGCGTTGTCATCAAATTTCATAATGACGCCGGCCTAAAAATTGACGGAAAAATTTTAGCGCAAGGGACGGAAAATGACAAAATTGTTTTTACTTCAATAATGGATGACGAATACGGCGGAGATACAAACGGAGCCGATGCGACAACAACTTTGCCTTATCCGGGAAGCTGGTTTGGCGTCGTAGTAAGCGAAACAGCTCCGGCTGGTTCAATTTTTGATTATGCTATTTTAAGATACGCAGGAAAATATTATACCGGACAAACGCAGGAACGCGCCTTGCTTGCGTCAAAAGGTTCGGTTATTACGGTTTCAAACTCTATTTTTGAATATTCAAAAGTTTACGGGCTTAAGCTTGCCGGTTCAAATTCGCTTGTGAAAAATAATATATTCAGGAATAACAATACAGCTGGCATCACTTCGCCTAAGGCCGCGCTCTACGCAGGTTCGTGCTTGCCGACCATATCCGGAAATTTGTTTGAAAAAAATAATGCGGGAATTTATCTGGCTGACGCGCCGGGAATAGTGAGCGGCAATACTTTTACGAATAATGCCGGTGATGCGATTTTATCCTTCGCTTCCGTGGGAGAATTCACGAATAACACGGCTTCCGGAAATTTAAGAAACAGCGTCAGCATTTTTGGAAACATTACCGAACCCGGAGAAAATCTTTTTTTGAAGGCCGACAATCTTGCTTATTATTTTATGCCGGGAGAAAATATTCAGGTTTCAACTTCTTCGTCTTTGACCATTGAAAAGGGAGCCGTTGTAAAAAGCGATGGAAAACCGCTTTGGGTTTATGGAAATCTTGTTATTGCGGGAGAAAATTCCGGAGATGTTATTTTCACTTCGTTTTATGACGATACCGCGGCTGGCGATTCAAACGCGGATATGGCACTAAGTTCAGCCGCTCCGGGGCAATTTGCCGGAATTGAAATTAAGACGGGCGCTTTTCTTCGGGCCAAGGGCTTTGAAATGCGATATTCCGGACACGGGAATTTTGAGGGCGGTAATTCCGCCGGTATGGAAATTTTGGGCGGAGTAGCCGATATTTCAAACGCGGTTTTTAGCCAGAATTACGCTCATGGAATTTTTGCCCAAAATTCACCCTCGCTTAAAATTTCAAACACCAGCTTTAAAAATCACACTATAACCTCGCCATACGGAGTGAAAGCCGCTTTGGCTGTTTATAGCACCATCGCTACGTTTTCAAACATTACTTTTGAAAATAACTTGATTGGTGTGATAGGGAATTCCGAATCGGTTTTTACAATAGACCCATTGGATTCTATAATTTGGACGAATAATACGGAAAATATGTTGCCCGTGGATTTATTTTGACGGGCAAGAAATCATTTTCCGCTCGTGTTCCTCTCGTACATTTTGCTTTTTTTCTTCAATAAGGCTTTTTTACGGCGCTGGACATTTTGTTTCGGCTTGCTAATATTTTTGCAGATTGACAATTTCAATTCAAAAGGAGAGGAGGGGTTATGAAGATTTCGGAATATGCGGATTTTCAGGAAGCGGTTCTTTCT
This genomic interval carries:
- a CDS encoding right-handed parallel beta-helix repeat-containing protein, with the protein product MKKAILLFIIFSPLLFSRAVFAYNDTNTHPALTDETIDFYNSISENKLTDEEKEWIISGAEGEDTPPRWTNHFYDPVYDEGFTGERGPSNIINELSGKYSDVWLSVEDAVSAKIWSQNQELQAKYRLYKGNKTWEKAIYEYVKNNNKQEAFYSLGFVLHLLQDMAVPDHTRNDSHPPTDGSPYENYCVGFNRNNFSIQDKIKGNQPASLTSLDNYFDYLANYSNKYFFSKDTINDEKYENPKIIKVEGDYGYGPDNRGNEFKIVGATREIKNGELKISYFLRTQEEKVFESYWSRLSTEAVLSGAGVIELFFSEAEKAKNNQNLLEEPPQEKSAIVSIFMGDFSFAGEYFRMGKLANGAKDWFSNTFNNFASALMSPFYGKNNLNSGLANVVFSESSEAEPPAQSAYDDEIEQPQILPQILPQETIQAFETQTQETSAEIEVLEEILPEAVITEVIPEPEQIPDFLKTIPIPPIAMGGGGSPSVGSTVLPQTNSTQNSSNQPESSSFVSAPPEPPADTTPPDISFEIAECADSFSEEGCVIAPQIIHLSWQSVAGDIEEFELTINGTAQALATTSTSTEFSAIQDNAAHSFSIRAKDSSDNYSDPQSIDIEIFSAPIVINEIAWGGTSGRPNDEWVELYNKSSSAINLANWTLSSADSEPYIILSGKISQKGYCLLERTDDNTISDIAADLIYTGALNNTGDDHLTLYFASTTIDQTPLGNWPAGTSAGFSMERYDSKTSGDNPSNWLTNDTPIANGLASGPEFYKIAGTPKQRNSANYLVNKNQNIFSDIVLKKSESPYFIDGTVINVSASATLTIEPGVVIKFHNDAGLKIDGKILAQGTENDKIVFTSIMDDEYGGDTNGADATTTLPYPGSWFGVVVSETAPAGSIFDYAILRYAGKYYTGQTQERALLASKGSVITVSNSIFEYSKVYGLKLAGSNSLVKNNIFRNNNTAGITSPKAALYAGSCLPTISGNLFEKNNAGIYLADAPGIVSGNTFTNNAGDAILSFASVGEFTNNTASGNLRNSVSIFGNITEPGENLFLKADNLAYYFMPGENIQVSTSSSLTIEKGAVVKSDGKPLWVYGNLVIAGENSGDVIFTSFYDDTAAGDSNADMALSSAAPGQFAGIEIKTGAFLRAKGFEMRYSGHGNFEGGNSAGMEILGGVADISNAVFSQNYAHGIFAQNSPSLKISNTSFKNHTITSPYGVKAALAVYSTIATFSNITFENNLIGVIGNSESVFTIDPLDSIIWTNNTENMLPVDLF